DNA sequence from the Thunnus albacares chromosome 22, fThuAlb1.1, whole genome shotgun sequence genome:
cacacacacacagacacatgctaAGCTAATGTAGCATCCGTCCCATGTAGCTGTTTAGCTAGTAATGGTCTAACTGGTGTTGTAGTCCTGTTAGTGGGGCTCTGGGTACGTTTAGCTGTGTCTCGCTGTgcaacagaaattaaatgatcagcttttaaactttttacaTGAACTAGAAATAAATGACGGTGCCTCCAGGTAGCAGGACTGTATAGTAGgaatcactcattttaaatccCACTAAGaatcatgttttaattactATTTCCTGATTTAAACTCAAATCAAACcttaatgaaatgtaaatatgacaaACAGGATGCTTTTCATTACGCTAACGTGTCTCCTGGTTTCTCTCACTCGCGTCTCTTCTCCCAgcgaggatgagagagagacgtGAGGACGGAGGAATTTAATTGATCAAACGGGACGTCGTCGCTCACTCCAgcatcattttgaggagacaAGTTGTCATGACGCACTTCAccctaaatgtcaaatatgaataagtCAGCAATAGAAATGactaagtaacagtttaaactctaaagtttgcatttaaaattcatgtacaatGAATGAAGACTTTACACTGTTacttaatcatttctacatattgatagctggaaggaaaacagctgataactgctccagtgtttaatcatttgattatagatctatagcagcgtctgtctgtcacagaatgagacacaaacagacaatttaaacctgttaattactgaaagaacagaacccacataaaggaacaatagaaacagctgcagcctgcagaatatgtttaaataaaatgttgcttatttagtttgtgaaagtctgacgtgcttttcaggctcaggatggTTTTATAGGAGACGCAGCTGTGTGACGTCAtgttttcctgaaggagctgagacgctctgaaacacagaagaagaaaggagaagcctttTGCCTCATGAAGAGAAATAGTAGAAAGTTTTaatgattgattcatgattcagtcatctttattttataaataaataggctatgatcagctgctgttgtgctttCATTCCTTCTCCACAGGTagtttcctgatctgctgtattacaacaacagccgactgtttactgtcccgtcagatcagctgaccaatcaatacaCACTTTGGATCAAAGGGGTGTTGCCGTCCGTTAAAACACTTCCACTaggatacacctgtgtttccaggagcctcctctctcctcgctcctcgtctcctccaggTGCATCTAAGGGATCAGAAGATCCTCCATGATGGCGGAGAGAGACGAGAGGACGCGAGGAAGCAGAGAGTTAGcttaatgaaaagcacccattgtattttaaatgcaaataatgaatttagtcgatgaaaacaaatatttaaaccaattataaaaataaaacaggtataaaaatattatacaaaacTTGTGTTTCCCTTTTGCTTTTAAAACTTCCTCAAAAGTTATGACCTTCCTCTATCTTATTTACCAATAGTGAAGCTCGGAGTTCAGAGACGTGAAACAAACGTTTCATCAAACACAAGCTGCTGAATCAAACAGCAGGTGGTTAATAGTGAGTTGAACCACGGTGAAGGATGAGGAACGGGGCGATGCATGGCGAGGGGACCGATGAGTGAGGCTACAGGCTGGCGGTAACAACGGTCCAGAGAAGTGATCAGTGAGCGGGAGACGTCTGCTCCTCCAGAGAGTCCAAGGACTGTTTCCTGGTCTTCATGACCCTGGTCTCAGTCACTGAACTCGTCCTAAAGCTCCTTTACTTCTCACGCCGACTGCATTATGAGCTTTAACCTGATTGACATGAACACATACTAACAACACACAGTAGCATCAGCTGCTACTGCAGTGAAATATGTGCTAACATAACTAGCGCGCTAATCACTGTTAGCATCTATCTGATGAACTGAGGTTATTTACATCCTGCAGGTTGCTGTTATGTCTGTTACCTGTCGGTTAAACTCTGCATCTACTGAAgtaacaaacataaacaaccTTCACACAGCTCCTGTTTATCGTCTGACCAGCCCGTAGCTTTACTCTACAGCGTCTCCTCTACATCCCTCCACCTTCACAACTGGCTGACCAGTTGGTAACAACCAGTACAATTAACAACATGTCAGATGGACAACGTTACGTCCTCTGAGGTTCAGATGTGAGATAAACACGCTGCTCTCatgtaaacaacaaacaaactagtTGAACTGCATGAACGTCaccaacacaatgacaaagatttattcatctgtttataACGTGTTTTAATTCACTATGAACTGGattaaacattcaactgaaCTGGTTTTAATGGAATACTTTTAAACACTGAAGATTATTTATTATctctatttatttacatatttattcgtctaaattaaacttttttagaCTGGActacacaaacaacaacaacaacaacaacaacaacaacaataataataataatgtgactGTGTTGCAGCTAAGCCTTACGTCTGGCTGCAGTCGGTGGTTCCCTCTTCTGGTAACCATCCCTCCATGTTGGTCTGCAGCGTCTACGACTTCTACCCCAAACAGATCAGAGTCACATGGCTCAGAGACGGACAGGAAGTCTCCTCTGACGTCACTTCCACCGATGAGATGGCGGACGCCGATTGGTACTACCAGATCCAGTCCCACCTGGAGTACATGCCCAGGTGAGTCTGGCTGCGGGTGATCAGTAAAGGTGAGGCGGCTCCGTCAGGACGCTTCGCTGTCAGTCAGGTTGAGTTTGTGGCTGAACGTTGAGCAGAGTGATTTACTGAGAATGAAGGAAACTCAGCTCAGAATGTTGCTGCTGGAAGTTTGTCACAAactctgatgtttgtttgtgttgaaggTCTGGAGAGAAGATCTCCTGTATGGTGGAACACGCCAGCCTGCAAGAACCTCTGGTTACTGACTGGGGTAaagacctgtctgtctgctcacctgtctgtctgtctgctcacctgtctgtctgtctgctcacctgtctgtctgtctgtctgctcacctgtctgtctgtctgtctgtctgtctgtctgtctgtctgtctgctcacctgtctgtctgtctgctcacctgtctgtctgtctgtctgctcacctgtctgtctgtctgtctgtctgtctgctcacctgtctgtctgtctgctcacctgtctgtctgtctgctcacctgtctgtctgtctatctgtctgtctgctcacctgtctgtctgtctgctcacctgtctgtctctctacctgtctgtctgctcacctgtctgtctgtctatctgtctgtctgctcacctgtctgtctgtctgtctgtctgctcacctgtctgtctgtctgtctgtctgctcacctgtctgtctgtctgctcacctgtctgtgtgctcacctgtctgtgtctctacctgtctgtctctctacctgtctgtgtgctcacctgtctgtctctctacctgtctgtcctcagatCCGTCCCTGCCTGAGTCAGAGAGAAACAAGATCGCCATCGGAGCGTCAGGACTGATCCTGGGTCTGATCTTATCTCTGGCTGGATTCATCTACTACAAGAGGAAGTCCCAAGGTCAGAGCAGGaaaccagtctgaccagtctgacaccagtctgacaccagtctgataccagtctgacctgTCTGAtacagtctgataccagtctgaccagtctgacaccagtctgacaccagtctgacaccagtctgacaccagtctgacaccagtctgaccagtctgaccagtctgaccagtctgacaccagtctgacaccagtctgacaccagtctgacaccagtctgacaccagtctgaccagtgtgacaccagtctgacagcagtctgacaccagtctgacagcagtctgataccagtctgacaccagtctgacaccagtctgacagcagtctgacaccagtctgacaccagtctgaccagtctgacaccagtctgaccagtctgataccagtctgacctgTCTGAtacagtctgataccagtctgaccagtctgacaccagtctgacaccagtctgaccagtctgataccagtctgacaccagtctgacaccagtctgacaccagtctgacaccagtctgaccagtctgacaccagtctgacaccagtctgacaccagtctgacaccagtctgacaccagtctgacaccagtgtgacaccagtctgacagcagtctgacaccagtctgacaccagtctgataccagtctgacaccagtctgacaccagtctgacagcagtctgacaccagtctgacaccagtctgaccagtctgacaccagtctgacaccagtctgaccagtctgataccagtctgacaccagtctaACCAGTCTGAGCAGGGTTAATGATGAGTCTGGTtctgttgttgattttgttctCGTCTCTTCTTTAATCCAGGACGCATTCTGGTCCCCTCTAACTGATCCTGCttctggtcctggtcctggtcctggttctggttctgcttctggtcctggtcctggtcctggtcctgatcctggtcctggtcctggtcctgatCCTGGTTCTGGTTCtagtcctggtcctggtcctggtcctggtcctggtcctggtcctggtcctgctTGAGCGACTCAGCAGCTGCTCTGATTCTCATAATGTTTTATATCCACTAACTGTCTCATTAACTCTGCTTCAATCAATATATTTGAGTGATCTGATTGATTAGTGTGTGATTGGTCGATTAGTTGAAgtttttaaacacaataaaccTTCAGAAAACCTTCAGAAAACCTTCTCAGCTGGTCTAACCCTGATCCAGGACCAGGAGATGTTATCGTTGACTGTGCTGCTCCTGGATCAGGTTTGTTCTGGACTCTGCTCTGATGCTTTACTGTGTGAAATCAATATGTTAAATTGATTAAGTGACTCATTAACTGCTTCTGATCAATATAatcaattattttaataattcttTGGACTCAGTTTGattgttgatttgtttatttctgctggaatattttaacaataaataaacaaactcaGTCTGTTGCTGTTTGTGAATATCATTAGTCagtggggtcagaggtcattagggtcaggggtcattagggtcagaggtcattagggttaggggtcattagggtcagaggtcattagggttaggggtcattagggtcagaggtcattggggtcaggggtcattagggtcaggggtcattggggtcaggggtcattggggtcaggggtcattagggtcaggggtcattagggtcagaggtcattggggtcagaggtcattagggtcagaggtcattgaGGTTAGAGGTCATTAGGGTCAGGGGTCattagggtcagaggtcattagggtcaggggtcattagggtcagaggtcattagggtcaggggtcattagggtcaggggtcattagggtcagaggtcattgggGTCAGGGGTCATTAGGGTtagacaataacaacaaaccaGAACCTTGATCCCATTGATacagaatgaaaatataacagTGTAATCAATAACTCTTTCACATCAGGAATTGTTTACATCACCTGATACTACAACATGCTTCCAGACAGGAAGTCGACCAGAAAGTATGCAGGATGCAATAATAACACTGATTCATAAGAGGAGCACAGACCCACAGTTGTGTGGGAGTTATGGATCAGAGTTATTGATTAATGTTGGTGCAAAGATCTTGGCTTTAGCAACAAGATTAGAGAGGTGTCTCCCTCCACTGATCCTCCCAGATCAGGTGGGTTTTATCTTTACTGGACATCAGCAGATAATCTACGCAGGCTGTTACACCTCACACGGCAAACAAGGAATGATGCAGAACCGATGGCGGCTTCGTCTCCTTATAGAAACCCTGTCTGGCATTTACTAGAGACAGCTGGAGAAGACCTCATCAGACCTGTAACATGAATCCCTGTCATACCAACGGGTCGTCAATATGGTAAAATAAGTCACTGAAACTTAATAAAAACTCTATCATGTGATAATTGTGTGAGAGCAGGAATAATGCTAATGGAAGACCTGTTTGATGGGAACATTTACTCTCCTCTGAACAGCTGGTGtctaaatataatattatatattattcaaATAAGTAATTGTATTACAACAGCAGACAAATCTTGCAATCAGGAGATACGGTGATCAAGTTTGAAGCTCAGAGGGGGACATCCAGGTCTTATAACATGCTTAGACAACATCAATCCCCCAAATACGAGGGTGTTGAGCTCACATGGGAAAGATCTTGGAACTGGTGTTGAAAGGGAAGCCTGGCAGAGAGTACAGAGACCACTCAGAGAACCTGGGTTACAATATGACCATCTGTTCTCTATCGTATCAAGACTATCTCTCCACCctacatattacatatatatgGGGACTCTGGTAGACACACCATGAGGAAACCAAGCAGACCCAGCTGCTCCTGCAGGACCCTGAAACAGCAGGTTAGTTCAAATAAGATGTTGCCCCCACCAGAGTCACCCATGTGCTCAAACAAAGGAACTTTTACAAATTTACACGACATAAACACCCATGACCAAAGCACAAGACACCATCAAGGCTTAGCTGGCCCCACCAGAGTCCAGCCGTAATGGATGGAAGACCACCTAGCCTGCCGGGCTGCAAGGCTAGCTTtgaagaaaaagacatcacTCTGAGCCGAGGTCCATGGTCCCAGAGGCATGGTATGTCAGGCCATGTCCTGCTGCACTGAGCCCAGCACACACTCAGTGAATAAAGGTGCTGGCTGCTGTGTTCATGCAGTAGAACCTGATAAAGGTGGACGGGGTCCACCAAGAGGCTTCCGTACAGATCTCACATAGAGGAGCACCTCTCCATGAGGCAGCAGGACCCCTCATGGAATGTGAATGCACCACTAGTAGTGGTTATTCAACCTTGGTTAGAGTTAAATAACCTCATGATAACTACagttatttaatataaaatatgtcctgacagtaaatgtttacacacagaaacaacacatttaaaatgaatcagaTGAGTGTTGGGTGTGAATCTGTCCTCATATGATGTCACTATTCTGTGATCAGTCACATAAAGGATCAATTCACACTATAACACCTCTAGTATGAGTCCTTCCAGCACCAGGACCAGGACTACAGAGCTGAAGTATTACAGACTGGTGTTCATGCTGGCATGGCTGGGTGGTGGATCTATTCATGTGCTCTTGAAGTCTTTGGGGTCTGTGAGCTCAGACTGGTTCACGTTCATGTTGTTTAAAGACATGAATCTGTACAGCTGGAGCTGCCAGACTGTAGCTGTAACTTTGGTCACAAGGTGGCAGCGTTGAGACGGAGAACAGTTACTCTTTCTGTTAGTTGTTGTTGACCTGCAGTGATCCAGTTTATGTGAACATGTCAGACTGGTTGGAGATGAACCAGGTCTGAACAGAATCCATCACAAACCACCAGAAAGATCAACAACATGTTGTTTTATAGAAACTCTTCactgattgtttgtttgtaaagaCTCAGATTTCATGAGTCTGATCCTCAACTAAGACTTCAGATGTGTTGATGAACTTTTATCAGAAAACATTCGGTAACTAAATATGAACATTATATGAACATTACgtcattattttattcttattatcaGCTGAAACAACATCAGACTGTTAGTACGAAGCTTCTCATGAAGCTTCTCTTCTGCACAGATGTGAAGTCTGACAGTCTGAACATGTGACAGATATTACTGCTCCTGTCATCTTGTGCAGTATTTTGACTATTGATTGTtttaatgtgcatgtaaatatgtaaatatgtaaacatttaaatatgtaagCATGTAAATATGTGTGACAAGCTAACACTTCTATCAGTGCGCATGTGCAGGAGCAGCGTACGGCAAGCGGTGAGGGACACGTGACATCCGGAGTCTGTTCACTGAAATGTTACGTTTCTGTGGCAGCAATAATGGTTTCAGATCTGAGTGTGTTTTAGTAACatgtattattactattattattattattattattattatcattattattatcattattgttatcattattgttattattattgttattattattattattattattaatattattattattattattattattattattattactaggATGAATTTATGCTGCAGGTTCAGTGTGAGAGAAGCTTCTCTGACTGAAACTCATCAGTACGTTACTTTAAATAAACACTGCTCAGTGAAGACGTGAATAACTGTTAATACatgagaataaacatgaataaaatgtgaataaacatgaataaaatgagaataaacatgaataaacagtGAATAAAATAGACATAGATGTGAGAGCTCCTGACAGAGATCTGTTTAGatatatacatgtatttatttaatatatactgtgaatataaacatttcacattaaagacAAAATTCTCCATAAATTCACATCAGAtattaattattgtaaaatgtttgtcttcAGCATCTCGtctgattttaaaacattaaaacatttcagtattttataaTCTTCTGTGTCTATTTGAGAAATAAACTCACTTTGTTTGTAAATAAACTGCTGTTTAAACAAACATCTTCTCCTGGTAACTGATGACTCATCAACAGCgctgcttctgattggctgctgagtCCAACCTGAGCAGCTGTGAATTACTggtgttaccatggtgatccaGCAGGGGGCGTCTGAGCtccttcagtctgctgctgctcaacATCAAACATCTTCTCCTGGTAACTGATGACTCATCAGCAGCgctgcttctgattggctgctgagtCCAACCTGAGCAGCTGTGAATTACTggtgttaccatggtgatccaGCAGGGGGCGTCTGAGCtccttcagtctgctgctgctcaacATCAAACATCTTCTCCTGGTAACTGATGACTCATCAGCTGCgctgcttctgattggctgctgactgaacaggaagtgaaagtAAGGCGGGACTTTCCAGAGTGAGCAGAGACGCTGCCGATCAgattaaatatcaatattcaacctttaacactttcattttataGTTTATTATTTACAGAGAGATGAATGTGATGtattcagtgaaatattaaaCAGACACAGAATAAAGAGTAAAGGTCAATActgattattgatttattgactgAGACTGAAGTCAAACATCTACTGATCATTTTATTACCAAACACTCTgaaacacagttttatttttactgtatttcaaaaacacattaaaatgtcaataaaattacaaaaccaCACAATAACTTTACATCTAATGTAAAATAAGATGAAATATTTAACTAGTTTTACACTTAATATGACGTTAAATTAAGATTAATGCAAATATAAACCTGTTTTACAAAAGTAtttcaataataaaacaatataaatcaaatgtttatcattttattacattaaatatagattaatatagaagattttacataaaagtatGTAATGAAACTCAGTTTATAACAGTATATTTCTGTGTATTATGACGACCCCTCCGCTCCACCAGGTGCTCCTGTGTTCTGGTTCATCTGCTggtttgcttttgtgtttcagGATCCGGGTTCATCATCGGCTTCATGAGCCACACCTGGTCCCGGTGTGGTCTCGGTTATAAAGCTTGGCCTtccacctctcctccttctcGACTTCCacgttttattatttttgtaaataaataaactcgTCCTAACTGGCAAACTGGTCTGGTCTCCCATATCTACCAGCCGGGCTGTGACATATGGGGGCTCGTCTAGGCTTTGTTGACCCGGGTTGGCGTGACGCCGGAGATCAGCTGTAGCGTAGTAAACTGTGCGCCTCGTGTCATGAATGAGTTGTGCAATCTGTTGTTGGGAGACATTGACGAGGGCGGTAAGTTGTTTGTTCTGGAATAATGTGAACTGCTGTAGCGAGTTGCTGATTCGGTTGAGGGTTTTACTGGTGTTGCTGGTTATGCTGGTGAGTTCTGTCGGTTCTGTGTGCGGCCGTAGTAAATCCCCGTTGTTCTGACCCGTGTTGGGCTTCAGAGCGGGTTCCCTTTGGGATTCGTTGGGGGTTGTTAGTGTGGCGGGAACGTGGCTGGAGCAGTTGTCTCGGGAGCACATCCACGGCTGCAGGTGAGTCACCATGTTTATGGCTGTCGGGCTGAAGTGTGTAAATACCCGCCACAAGTAGCACCTGAAGACCAGGGGGGAGCTTAGCTAGACTCTGGTGAGGCAGTTAGGGGGACGGGGCTGTGGTGATGTTTGGATGTGTCGGGGTCAGGAGTTATAGCTTGGTTTGTATCAGCAGGGTGGTGTTTGAGCAGGTCAGCTGTGCTGTGTTCAAGTCATGGCTAGTGTGGAGGATTTCTTGAAACCTCCGTCAGAGGAGTTATTGGAGCGCTGTTCACGTGAGCAGTTGTTGAGAATCAACGAGCATTTAAAGCTGGAAGTCGGGGACAAGAGGCTGAAGgagaacattaaagctgttgtTAAAGCTAACCGGACTGAACTGCAGGTTGTCAGACTGTGTCAGGCTGCTGGTCCTGGACTGGGAACTTCTGATGCACCTGGTACTGGTGAGACTGGGTTAACTTGTGAGCAGAGGAAGGAGTTGCTTCTGTTACAGACGGAAAGGGAAAAGCTGGCCAGAGAGGCAGAGATCAACAGACTGGAGGTGGAGGAGCGCAGGTTGAGTTTGAGTGCTTCTGTTGCTGCGCCTGGTGGATCTGTTGCTTCTGGTTCTTTTGATGTCGCCAGTAATTTGTGTTTAGTTCCTCAGTTTAGTGAACGTGACCCAGattccttcttctctcttttcgAGCTGGTAGCTGAGAGTAGAGAGAGGTCGGACTCTGACCCAGTGAGAGCAGAGTAGACTTCCTGTGCTCTCCCTGTCAGCACGCGTTGTAACAGTAAAGCTCTTTGCACACCAAGTCCGTTTCCTTCATCTGAAATTTTGCCTCATATTGTGAATTTTTGCGACGAATATCGTAATAAAACACATCGGACTCAGTGTGCGAGGTTTCTGTCGGATGATAGATTAAAAAAACGACTTGGTGTGCAAAGACCTGAAGGTTTATGCAACAATCAAGGCTGCAGTGTTGAGGGCTGACGAGTTGGAGCCTGAGGCGTACCGCCAGAGGTTTCGGTCATGGGAGAAGTCTGGGAGGCAGACACATGTTGAGTTCACCAGGGAGCTGGTGATTCATTTCAGTCGGTGTGCTGCATTAGAAGTTGATGCTTATGACGCTCTGTGTGATCTGGTCGTTCTGGAGCAGTTTAAAGACTCTGTTCCGTCATATTGCTgtttatataaacaaacataagGTGCAGACTGCTGCGGAAGCTGCTAAACTGGCAGATGAGTCTGTGCTGGTAGCAGGTTTCATGCGTCCGGTAGATGGGAGGAGAGAGCTGGTCCTCGTCTGAGGGGGCCAGATCAGGCTGCACGGGGCCAGATGCAGGTTGACGCAACCTAAACATGCAACTACTGCAGAGGCAGAGGGCATCGGAAAGCTGACGGTCCTAAATAGTGGAGCGCAGGGCAAGTCTGCTGCGTGTGCTGCTTCTGTCAAGTCTCTGTCCTGTAATTTCTTGCCAGCAGGTCGGAGCTGAAGCAAAATGCAGGTTGGAGGAGTCGGACTTCTCAGCTTTCATGTCTGATGGCTGCGTGTCTCT
Encoded proteins:
- the LOC122973365 gene encoding H-2 class II histocompatibility antigen, E-D beta chain-like; this encodes MASSFLSFSLLFITVYTADGFLEAVVSRCEFNSTELGGIRFIRSYYYNKLEDIRFDSVVGKYVGYTEHGVKNAERWNKGPELAGVKAMRETACLNNVRNDYQHALTKSAKPYVWLQSVVPSSGNHPSMLVCSVYDFYPKQIRVTWLRDGQEVSSDVTSTDEMADADWYYQIQSHLEYMPRSGEKISCMVEHASLQEPLVTDWDPSLPESERNKIAIGASGLILGLILSLAGFIYYKRKSQGRILVPSN